Genomic window (Longibacter salinarum):
TGCCCATTCTACATGGCAAAGGACCAGTTCGAGTACTGGAAGCACATGCAACTCACGCTTGATGTCAAGGACGGCCGCGGCGCGAGCTTCTCCCTCGAAATCCCGACGGGCAAACGATTCGTCATCAAATCCCGCCTCTTCAGCGAGGAAGAGCTCCAGGTCCTACAGCCCGTCGAGTCCGTGGACGCGTGACGCTTGACGCGGTGT
Coding sequences:
- a CDS encoding DUF779 domain-containing protein encodes the protein MEYTVPRVTITDEAKEIIDQLRERHGDLMFHQSGGCCDGSSPMCFEDGDFRLGRSDVKLGEIYDCPFYMAKDQFEYWKHMQLTLDVKDGRGASFSLEIPTGKRFVIKSRLFSEEELQVLQPVESVDA